One region of Mangifera indica cultivar Alphonso chromosome 3, CATAS_Mindica_2.1, whole genome shotgun sequence genomic DNA includes:
- the LOC123210026 gene encoding protein CDC73 homolog, translating into MDPLSALRDFTVRGELDKVTQTENEIHFGSDYTFASWIETPFRSKQGNLYTLQTLVFFIKNYSLKHTEYIQTARAHCIPPVTFPDRKPLFEYLTGKIDSSDQIEFHLPQNPNSLDGNHGETFTDGDDIPRGNNYNYNSFTMFDDGRGFENLENIDCLALIRAAEKPLKDREQLLECKNSDFYSVLVSSTRREEERHKIELQQRKDGLVAKNRLMGVDERGLGYGADEGFETTPKPKMLQLKGGKIGEGVPIILVPSAFQTLITIYNVKEFLEDGVFIPTDVKVKNMNGVRPECVTVQKKFSRDRDQVVKAYEVRDKPSTLKAEDWDRVVAVFVLGKEWQFKDWPFKDHVEIFNKIIGFFLRFEDDSVESAKIVKQWNVKIISISKNKRHQDTAAALEVWDRLEEFVRARSHS; encoded by the exons ATGGATCCTTTATCGGCTCTACGTGACTTCACAGTGCGGGGCGAGCTCGACAAGGTCACCCAGACGGAAAATGAAATCCACTTCGGCTCCGACTACACCTTTGCCTCCTGGATCGAGACCCCTTTTCGTTCCAAGCAAGGTAATCTCTACACTCTCCAAACCCTCGTTTTCTTCATAAAAAACTACAGTCTTAAGCACACCGAGTACATCCAGACCGCCCGTGCCCACTGCATCCCTCCCGTTACTTTCCCCGATCGCAAACCCCTCTTCGAATACCTCACCGGTAAAATTGACTCCTCTGACCAGATCGAATTTCATCTCCCCCAAAACCCTAACTCCCTCGATGGGAACCACGGCGAAACGTTTACTGACGGCGATGATATTCCGAGGGGtaataattacaattacaacAGTTTTACCATGTTTGATGACGGAAGAGGTTTTGAAAATCTTGAGAACATTGATTGCTTGGCTTTGATCAGAGCGGCGGAGAAACCGTTGAAGGACCGTGAGCAGTTGTTGGAGTGTAAGAACAGTGATTTTTATAGTGTTCTTGTGTCTTCGACGAGGCGGGAGGAGGAGAGACACAAAATTGAGTTGCAACAGAGGAAGGATGGGTTAGTTGCAAAGAACAGGCTAATGGGAGTTGACGAGAGAGGGTTAGGTTATGGGGCTGATGAGGGTTTTGAAACAACACCGAAGCCGAAGATGTTGCAACTGAAAGGTGGGAAGATTGGTGAAGGGGTGCCAATCATTCTGGTGCCGAGtgcttttcaaactttgataaCTATTTACAATGTGAAGGAGTTTTTGGAAGATGGAGTGTTTATTCCTACTGACGTGAAGGTGAAGAACATGAATGGGGTGAGGCCGGAGTGTGTGACAGTGCAGAAGAAGTTTAGTAGGGATAGAGATCAGGTGGTAAAGGCCTATGAAGTTAGAGACAAGCCATCAACATTGAAGGCTGAGGACTGGGACAGGGTTGTGGCTGTTTTTGTGTTGGGGAAGGAGTGGCAGTTCAAAGATTGGCCCTTCAAGGACCATGTggagatttttaacaaaa TTATTGGCTTTTTCCTGCGGTTTGAAGATGACAGCGTGGAGTCTGCAAAGATTGTGAAGCAATGGaatgtaaaaattatttct ATTAGCAAGAACAAGCGTCACCAAGACACAGCTGCAGCTTTGGAGGTCTGGGACAGACTAGAAGAATTTGTTCGGGCACGGTCACATTCCTAA
- the LOC123212157 gene encoding vegetative cell wall protein gp1, giving the protein MTALTALLPLLTFTLFLATSAQLPEPDGCSAVLVAFSPCLPYVSAPPNNKAETVPSHCCDVVNSAFDSGYGDCLCEPIRQPLFFGFPMNETRLRSLSSVCQSPESICSSGTSETDLGRLTPDSDSKQQFPFPFDSGEPPFQIPKPPESNNQQDFPIPKPSDNHPPLPIPPTTSDNHPPLPIPPKSSDNHPQVSIPKPSDNHTPLPIPPKPSDNHPPLPIPTKPSDNRPQVPITKPSDNHPPLPFPKPSASGKQPHLPSDSGKQPELPLPPLPLPKPSDSGKQPQLPSPPLPLPKPSDSGKQPSPPFPLPKPSDSGQPPHLLSPPSHGATTPEIPKPFDPGHDNASAPITTSPTTPSSSLIVSRGSRASTEFYKSKSLFLPGILISLLVFTHT; this is encoded by the exons ATGACGGCGCTGACAGCTCTCCTCCCCCTTCTCACCTTCACACTTTTCCTTGCCACGTCAGCACAACTGCCAGAGCCTGATGGTTGTTCCGCCGTGCTGGTGGCGTTTTCGCCATGTCTTCCATACGTATCCGCGCCGCCCAATAACAAGGCCGAAACGGTGCCGTCTCACTGCTGTGACGTAGTAAACTCGGCTTTCGATTCTGGCTACGGTGACTGCCTCTGTGAACCTATCCGTCAGCCGCTCTTCTTTGGCTTTCCGATGAATGAAACCAGACTCCGTTCGCTGTCTTCCGTTTGCCAATCTCCGGAGTCGATCTGTTCCTCAG GGACATCAGAAACGGATTTGGGCCGCTTGACTCCTGATTCAGATAGTAAACAGCAATTCCCGTTTCCTTTTGATTCAGGTGAGCCGCCATTTCAGATTCCGAAACCACCTGAATCAAATAACCAACAAGACTTTCCCATTCCGAAACCTTCTGATAATCACCCACCATTGCCAATTCCTCCAACAACGTCTGATAATCACCCACCATTGCCAATTCCTCCAAAATCTTCTGATAATCACCCACAAGTGTCAATTCCAAAACCTTCTGATAATCACACACCACTGCCAATTCCTCCAAAACCTTCTGATAATCACCCACCATTGCCAATTCCAACAAAACCTTCTGATAATCGCCCACAAGTTCCAATTACAAAACCTTCTGATAACCACCCTCCATTGCCCTTTCCAAAACCTTCTGCTTCAGGTAAGCAACCACATTTGCCTTCTGATTCAGGAAAGCAACCAGAATTGCCTTTGCCCCCGCTTCCACTTCCAAAACCTTCTGATTCGGGTAAGCAACCACAATTGCCTTCGCCTCCTCTACCACTACCAAAACCTTCTGATTCGGGTAAGCAGCCTTCGCCTCCTTTCCCACTTCCAAAACCTTCTGATTCGGGGCAGCCACCACATTTGCTATCACCCCCTTCCCATGGTGCGACAACTCCAGAAATCCCAAAACCTTTTGATCCAG GTCATGATAATGCCTCAGCTCCAATCACGACTTCACCTACAACTCCAAGTTCATCCTTGATAGTATCCAGAGGTTCTAGAGCATCAACAGAGTTTTACAAGAGCAAGAGCTTGTTTCTACCAGGAATACTGATTTCCCTTCTTGTCTTCACTCATACATAG
- the LOC123210028 gene encoding non-specific lipid transfer protein GPI-anchored 5-like: protein MAHRSSVMGLILILVTIFWAGARAQSSCTSVLISLSPCLNYITGNSSTPSAQCCTQLASVVRSSPQCLCEVLNGGGSSLGINVNQSQALALPSNCNVQTPPISSCNAASPANAPAGSPESPSTVPGTGSKTVPSTEGSSSNGSSIKSPFCLLVFVLFAASYSSIFTTY, encoded by the exons ATGGCACACAGAAGTTCGGTGATGGGTCTGATTTTGATTCTAGTTACCATTTTCTGGGCAGGGGCCAGAGCTCAGTCAAGCTGCACAAGTGTATTGATCAGCTTGTCGCCGTGTCTCAATTACATAACGGGGAACTCTTCAACCCCTTCTGCTCAATGTTGCACACAGCTGGCTAGTGTCGTCCGATCATCACCACAGTGCTTGTGTGAGGTTCTTAATGGTGGTGGCTCATCTCTGGGCATTAATGTCAACCAGAGTCAGGCTCTGGCTTTACCCAGTAATTGCAATGTGCAGACTCCACCTATCAGCAGCTGCAATG CTGCTTCTCCAGCCAATGCTCCAGCAGGATCACCAGAATCTCCAAGCACAGTTCCAG GAACTGGATCTAAAACTGTACCATCAACAGAAGGATCCTCATCAAATGGCAGTTCCATCAAGTCGCCATTCTGTCTGCTAGTCTTTGTGCTCTTTGCAGCATCATATAGTTCAATCTTCACAACATACTGA
- the LOC123210108 gene encoding uncharacterized protein LOC123210108: MDSRGMVLIKITWILFLELCVLIPKINSQIPGCSIEGINLLQCLDQGDKTSIETCCKTLTQAVQSGYNCLCSLLASSNIPLLSAPIPLPFSNCFISVPPLTLCRVLAPMPIAIPPSSPEQAQPFSPPENVILPLPPQETVQLPLNSTTVVDTSNNSTESSAPKCNVSKSGNEWSSGENETKMLMLISLFLCLAVHVCILFS; this comes from the exons ATGGATTCCAGGGGCATGgttttaatcaaaattacttGGATCCTTTTCCTGGAACTCTGTGTTTTGATCCCGAAAATCAACAGCCAAATTCCAGGGTGCTCCATTGAGGGCATCAACCTGCTGCAATGCTTGGATCAAGGTGATAAAACTTCCATTGAAACATGCTGCAAAACACTCACTCAGGCTGTTCAATCTGGGTATAACTGCTTGTGCTCGCTGTTAGCATCATCCAACATTCCTCTCTTAAGCGCTCCAATTCCGTTACCATTTTCGAATTGCTTCATTTCTGTACCTCCTCTGACACTTTGTCGAG TTCTAGCTCCAATGCCAATAGCCATTCCACCATCTAGCCCTGAGCAGGCACAGCCTTTTTCTCCACCGGAAAATGTGATTCTGCCGCTGCCTCCACAGGAGACGGTGCAGCTTCCATTGAACTCGACAACAGTTGTTGACACTTCAAATAATTCAACTGAAAGTTCTGCTCCCAAATGCAATGTGTCCAAGTCCGGGAATGAATGGTCAAGTGGggaaaatgaaactaaaatgttGATGCTTATAAGTCTGTTCCTGTGCTTGGCTGTTCATGTTTGTATCTTATTTTCCTAA
- the LOC123212252 gene encoding non-specific lipid transfer protein GPI-anchored 20-like: MKLSLSLRCSLPLLVATVAFVGSILPVYGQVTTPCTASMISSISPCMMNLITNSSANGTSPTADCCNALKSLTSTGMDCACLIVTGNVPFQIPINRSLAISLPRACNMPGVPLQCKSTAAPIPAPGPPSFGAPPAASPAATVVPDPTPSATAPESDTTPVLTPPSTAVDPKAPTLTPGSRSVVTPSSVAMPSYNFSPSLLLLAVALLVMKYY, encoded by the exons ATGAAGCTCTCCTTGTCTTTGCGGTGCTCGCTTCCACTTCTGGTGGCCACCGTAGCTTTTGTGGGTTCTATCTTGCCTGTTTATGGGCAAGTGACTACGCCCTGCACGGCTTCCATGATTTCAAGCATCAGCCCTTGTATGATGAATTTGATCACAAATAGTTCTGCCAATGGTACTTCGCCGACCGCCGACTGTTGCAATGCACTCAAGTCCCTCACAAGCACTGGCATGGACTGTGCCTGCCTCATTGTCACCGGAAATGTCCCTTTTCAGATACCCATCAACCGAAGCCTCGCCATCTCTCTGCCCCGAGCTTGCAACATGCCTGGCGTCCCTCTTCAATGCAAAT CCACTGCTGCACCTATTCCTGCTCCAG GTCCTCCATCATTTGGGGCACCACCAGCTGCAAGTCCGGCAG CAACTGTTGTTCCTGATCCTACACCCTCTGCTACAGCGCCAGAATCAGACACAACACCAGTATTAACTCCACCATCTACGGCTGTGGATCCAAAAGCCCCCACCCTGACTCCGGGGAGCCGCTCTGTTGTGACTCCATCATCAGTTGCCATGCCCTCTTATAATTTCTCACCATCTCTTCTTCTATTAGCAGTAGCATTGTTGGTAATGAAGTATTACTAG
- the LOC123210321 gene encoding proteasome subunit beta type-2-A, producing MECVFGLVGNGFSILVADTSAVHSILVHKSNEDKIMVLDSHKLIAASGEPGDRVQFTEFIQKNVALYQFRNGIPLTTAAAANFTRGELATALRKNPYMVNILLAGYDKETGPSLYYIDYIASLHKVDKGAFGYGSYFSLSMMDRHYHSGMSVEEAIDLVDKCIMEIRSRLVVAPPNFVIKIVDKDGAREYAWRESVKETTAS from the exons ATGGAGTGCGTGTTCGGTTTAGTCGGCAACGGTTTCTCAATTTTAGTGGCTGATACGTCGGCCGTTCACAGTATACTTGTTCACAAATCTAACGAAGACAAGATCATGGTCCTCGACTCTCACAAACTCATCGCTGCAAGCGGTGAACCTGGTGACAG agtGCAGTTTACGGAGTTTATACAGAAAAATGTGGCTTTGTACCAATTTCGTAACGGAATTCCGTTGACGACTGCAGCAGCGGCCAACTTTACGCGAGGAGAGCTCGCTACTGCTTTGAGAAAG AACCCATACATGGTCAACATCCTTTTAGCTGGCTATGATAAGGAGACAGGCCCATCTCTATACTACATCGACTACATTGCTAGTCTTCACAAGGTTGATAAGGGTGCATTTGGTTATGGCTCCTACTTTTCACTCTCCATGATGGACAGACACTACCACAGCGGTATGTCAGTGGAAGAAGCGATTGATTTGGTTGATAAGTGCATAATGGAGATCCGGTCCAGGCTGGTTGTGGCACCCCCAAACTTCGTGATTAAGATAGTTGACAAAGATGGAGCAAGGGAGTATGCCTGGCGTGAATCTGTCAAAGAAACCACTGCTTCGTAA
- the LOC123211633 gene encoding non-specific lipid transfer protein GPI-anchored 5-like, whose amino-acid sequence MASTGMGFSMVLVTLFSFWATTSRAQSDCTNVIISLAPCLTYVSGSSSTPSPSCCSQLASVVKSNPQCLCTVLNGGSSNFGVSINETLALALPGACNVETPPVSRCNAVADGPVMSPFGSPEGSPAASPSDTTAGTGSKMVPSTSVSAAIANTEIINTAHQVAIMFAVLMASYALTASSF is encoded by the exons ATGGCTTCAACAGGGATGGGTTTCTCGATGGTCCTAGTGACCTTGTTCTCATTTTGGGCAACCACCAGCCGGGCTCAATCGGATTGCACCAATGTGATAATCTCCCTTGCCCCTTGCCTCACTTATGTGAGCGGCAGCTCCTCCACCCCATCCCCGTCCTGCTGCTCACAGCTTGCCAGCGTCGTCAAGTCGAACCCCCAGTGCCTTTGCACCGTGCTGAACGGAGGCAGCTCGAACTTTGGTGTTTCAATCAATGAGACGCTCGCTCTAGCCCTCCCTGGTGCTTGCAATGTGGAAACTCCACCTGTTAGCCGATGTAATG CTGTTGCTGACGGGCCTGTGATGTCTCCTTTTGGCTCTCCAGAGGGTTCTCCGGCAGCTTCACCAAGTGATACTACAGCAGGAACTGGCTCGAAAATGGTTCCATCAACTAGTGTGAGTGCTGCCATTGCCAATACTGAGATCATAAACACAGCCCATCAAGTTGCGATCATGTTTGCTGTGCTTATGGCTTCATATGCATTAACAGCAAGCAGTTTCTGA